The Candidatus Zixiibacteriota bacterium genome includes a region encoding these proteins:
- the aroF gene encoding 3-deoxy-7-phosphoheptulonate synthase yields MIVIMQEQASDAQIQQVIAKLIDLGFDVHRSTGALQTVLGVVGNTRALDARNFEILEGVQEVIRITEPYKLTGRTFRRHNTVVRTGEAAIGGERVALIAGPCSVESREQIRKIAAFVRSTGTLLLRGGAYKPRSSPYSFQGLGEEGLKYLREAADENGLRVVSEVMDRLDIIPALKYVDIIQVGARNMQNFALLKELGKIDKPILLKRGMSATLKELLMAAEYIMAGGNHNVVLCERGIRTFESATRNTLDISAIPVLKKLTHLPVIVDPSHGTGLRDKVAPMARAAVAAGADGLMIEVHYDPDQALSDGAQTLFFEQYAQLVTEIGIIASAVGRSL; encoded by the coding sequence ATGATCGTCATCATGCAGGAGCAGGCCAGCGACGCACAGATCCAGCAGGTGATCGCGAAACTCATCGACCTGGGGTTCGACGTCCATCGCTCCACGGGCGCCCTCCAGACGGTGCTCGGGGTGGTCGGCAACACCCGGGCGCTCGACGCCCGCAATTTCGAGATTCTCGAGGGCGTGCAGGAGGTCATCCGCATCACCGAGCCCTACAAGCTCACCGGCCGCACTTTCCGCCGGCACAACACGGTGGTGCGGACGGGGGAGGCGGCGATCGGCGGCGAGCGGGTCGCTCTCATCGCCGGCCCCTGCTCGGTCGAGAGCCGGGAGCAGATCAGGAAAATCGCCGCCTTTGTGCGGTCGACCGGCACGCTCCTGCTGCGGGGCGGGGCGTACAAGCCGCGCAGTTCCCCATACTCGTTCCAGGGGCTCGGCGAGGAGGGGCTCAAGTATCTGCGCGAGGCGGCCGACGAGAACGGGCTGCGCGTGGTTTCCGAGGTGATGGACCGCCTCGATATCATCCCGGCCCTCAAGTATGTCGACATCATCCAGGTCGGTGCCCGCAACATGCAGAATTTCGCGCTCCTGAAGGAGCTGGGGAAAATCGATAAACCGATCTTGCTAAAGCGCGGCATGTCGGCTACCTTGAAGGAGTTATTGATGGCCGCCGAGTACATTATGGCCGGCGGCAACCATAACGTGGTTTTGTGCGAGCGCGGTATCCGCACCTTTGAGAGCGCCACGCGCAACACGCTCGACATTTCGGCGATCCCGGTGCTGAAAAAGCTGACCCACCTTCCGGTCATCGTCGATCCGTCGCACGGCACCGGGTTGCGCGACAAGGTGGCGCCGATGGCGCGCGCCGCGGTGGCGGCGGGCGCCGACGGCCTCATGATCGAGGTCCACTATGACCCCGACCAGGCGCTCTCCGACGGCGCGCAGACGCTCTTTTTCGAGCAGTATGCGCAACTGGTGACAGAAATCGGCATCATTGCCTCGGCGGTCGGCCGCAGCCTCTGA
- a CDS encoding chorismate mutase translates to MTAKGIDRLRDQIDALDRRLLSLLNERAGLVLDLARLKRADRLPVFDPAREKQILEQVVGQNRGPLPGDAVARLFERIIDESRRLERTEVYDTPSE, encoded by the coding sequence ATGACGGCGAAAGGTATCGACAGACTGCGCGATCAGATTGACGCCCTCGACCGGCGGCTTCTCAGCCTGCTCAACGAGCGGGCCGGGCTGGTGCTCGATTTGGCCCGGCTCAAGCGGGCCGACAGGCTGCCGGTGTTTGACCCGGCCCGAGAGAAACAGATCCTCGAACAGGTCGTCGGTCAAAACCGCGGCCCCCTGCCCGGCGACGCAGTCGCACGGCTGTTTGAACGGATTATCGATGAATCCCGCCGCCTCGAACGCACCGAAGTGTACGACACGCCGTCGGAATGA
- the trpA gene encoding tryptophan synthase subunit alpha: protein MSRVSRLLSARRPGHKLLAPFFTAGFPDPAVWRALVGTAAAAGADIIEIGIPFSDPLADGPAIQFSSHCALRNGLSLAVLLDGIADLRARLDLPFILMGYYNPLLAYGEERFLEDAAAAGVDGLIIPDLPIEEAVSYRRAARRQGLSTVFLVAPTSTPERVKLIDKSSTDFVYAVTVTGVTGTGKTFGEATDAYLRRLTAVLTRPFVAGFGVNGPAAARRMARYADGVVIGSALVEVIRSAATKRQAATEVGRFLDTVRRVLP from the coding sequence ATGAGTCGCGTGTCCCGCCTGTTGTCGGCCCGACGGCCCGGGCACAAACTGCTGGCGCCGTTTTTCACCGCCGGCTTTCCCGACCCGGCGGTGTGGCGGGCGCTGGTCGGCACGGCCGCCGCGGCGGGTGCGGACATAATCGAGATCGGCATACCCTTCTCCGACCCGCTGGCCGACGGCCCGGCGATCCAGTTCTCCTCTCATTGCGCCCTCCGGAACGGCCTCAGCCTCGCCGTTTTGCTCGACGGCATCGCCGACCTGCGGGCGCGGCTGGATCTCCCGTTCATCCTCATGGGCTACTACAATCCCCTCCTCGCGTACGGCGAGGAGCGGTTTCTGGAGGATGCGGCCGCGGCCGGGGTCGATGGCCTGATCATTCCCGATCTTCCAATCGAAGAAGCGGTGTCCTACCGCCGAGCGGCGCGGCGGCAGGGTCTGTCGACCGTCTTTTTGGTCGCCCCCACCTCGACTCCCGAACGCGTAAAACTGATTGACAAATCATCGACCGATTTTGTATATGCTGTGACCGTGACCGGGGTCACCGGCACGGGGAAGACCTTTGGCGAAGCGACCGACGCGTATCTGCGGCGGCTGACGGCGGTTCTGACCCGGCCGTTCGTCGCCGGGTTCGGCGTCAACGGCCCGGCCGCCGCGCGGCGGATGGCGCGCTATGCCGACGGCGTCGTCATCGGCTCGGCCCTGGTCGAAGTGATCCGCTCGGCCGCCACGAAACGGCAAGCGGCGACCGAGGTGGGCCGGTTTCTGGACACCGTGAGGCGCGTTCTCCCATGA
- the trpB gene encoding tryptophan synthase subunit beta, with product MPRRTRRQPDRRGRFGPYGGRYVPETVMAALDDLERAYRGIARTPEFRRELGGHLRDFVGRPTPLYFAERFSERVGRAVYFKREDLNHTGAHKINNVLGQILLARRMGKRRVIAETGAGQHGLATAAACARFGLTCIVYMGAEDIVRQKPNVEKMALLGAAVVPVESGSRTLKDATSEALRDWVTNVRDTFYVIGSVVGPHPYPMIVRDFQSVIGRETLAQCRRRFGALPDALVACVGGGSNAIGLFAPFLRHDAVRLFGVEAAGLGLRSGRHAATLTRGKPGVLHGTYSYLLYDRDGQVVLPHSVSAGLDYPGVGPEHAFLKDAGRVEYVAVTDREALAAFRLVSRLEGIIPALETAHALAWMVKAARRFGKSDRIVVNLSGRGDKDMAIVGKAGKTFR from the coding sequence ATGCCAAGGCGGACTAGGCGACAGCCCGATCGGCGCGGGCGGTTTGGCCCCTACGGCGGCCGCTATGTCCCCGAAACCGTCATGGCCGCGCTCGATGACCTCGAGCGGGCCTACCGGGGGATTGCGCGCACGCCGGAGTTTCGGCGCGAGCTGGGCGGGCACCTCCGCGATTTTGTCGGGCGGCCGACCCCGCTGTATTTTGCGGAACGGTTCTCCGAGCGGGTCGGCCGTGCGGTTTATTTCAAGCGCGAAGACCTCAATCACACGGGCGCCCACAAGATCAACAACGTGCTCGGGCAGATCCTCCTGGCCCGGCGCATGGGCAAGCGGCGAGTGATCGCCGAAACCGGCGCCGGCCAGCACGGCCTGGCGACCGCCGCCGCGTGCGCTCGTTTCGGCCTGACCTGCATCGTCTACATGGGGGCCGAGGATATCGTCCGCCAGAAACCCAACGTCGAGAAAATGGCTCTCCTCGGGGCGGCCGTCGTCCCGGTGGAGAGCGGCTCCCGGACCCTGAAGGACGCCACGAGCGAGGCCCTGCGCGACTGGGTCACCAACGTGCGCGACACGTTTTATGTCATCGGCTCAGTCGTCGGCCCGCACCCGTACCCGATGATCGTGCGCGATTTCCAGTCGGTCATCGGGCGCGAGACCCTCGCCCAGTGCCGCCGGAGATTTGGGGCCCTTCCCGACGCCCTCGTGGCCTGCGTCGGCGGCGGCTCGAACGCGATCGGCCTCTTCGCCCCGTTTCTGCGCCACGACGCTGTTCGCCTTTTCGGTGTGGAGGCGGCCGGCCTCGGGCTGCGTTCCGGGCGCCACGCCGCCACCCTCACCCGCGGAAAACCCGGCGTGCTGCACGGGACCTACAGTTACCTCCTGTACGACCGAGACGGCCAGGTCGTTCTGCCGCATTCGGTATCGGCCGGACTGGACTACCCCGGTGTCGGTCCGGAGCATGCCTTCCTCAAGGATGCGGGCCGGGTGGAGTATGTTGCGGTGACCGATCGCGAGGCTCTCGCCGCCTTTCGCCTGGTGAGCCGTCTGGAAGGCATCATCCCGGCCCTGGAGACGGCTCATGCGCTGGCCTGGATGGTCAAAGCGGCCCGCCGGTTCGGAAAATCCGACCGGATCGTGGTCAACCTCTCCGGCCGGGGCGACAAGGACATGGCGATTGTGGGGAAAGCGGGGAAGACCTTCCGATGA
- a CDS encoding phosphoribosylanthranilate isomerase produces MIPFRVKVCGITRPEDAAVAVTNGADLIGLIFYSRSPRRVSPDAAAAIITKLPPVVHRVGVFVDDPLDRVLATAARLDLDFLQLHGPYTDDDVRRARRVGFRTIRLRTVRRPSDYAAFYTDPADIVMVDHPSGALAGGTGTAFDWRIRPPVPIVNLMLAGGITADNLAEGVRTFQPLVVDVNSGVEEAPGVKSAEKMKRFFEVANRLRYAKAD; encoded by the coding sequence ATGATTCCGTTTCGCGTGAAAGTGTGCGGTATAACCCGCCCCGAGGACGCCGCGGTGGCGGTCACCAACGGGGCCGACCTGATCGGCCTGATTTTCTACTCCCGCTCCCCGCGCCGGGTCAGCCCCGATGCGGCCGCGGCCATTATCACGAAGCTCCCGCCGGTCGTGCACCGCGTCGGCGTGTTTGTCGATGACCCTCTTGACCGGGTTCTCGCCACCGCCGCGCGGCTCGATCTCGATTTCCTTCAGCTCCACGGACCGTATACCGATGACGACGTTCGCAGGGCGCGGCGCGTGGGTTTCCGGACGATCCGCCTGCGCACGGTCCGGCGCCCGTCCGACTACGCGGCCTTCTACACCGACCCGGCCGACATCGTCATGGTCGACCACCCGTCTGGCGCCCTTGCCGGCGGCACCGGGACCGCTTTCGACTGGCGCATCCGCCCGCCCGTGCCGATTGTCAATCTCATGCTGGCCGGAGGCATCACGGCCGACAACCTGGCCGAGGGAGTGCGGACGTTCCAACCGCTCGTGGTGGATGTGAACTCCGGGGTCGAGGAGGCGCCCGGCGTCAAATCGGCGGAGAAGATGAAACGATTCTTTGAGGTCGCCAACCGGCTACGCTATGCCAAGGCGGACTAG